The Nitrospinota bacterium region TTGCCGTGACTTTGATTTGGGAGTTTATAAATAATGATACCAAAAAAGGATGATTCCAAAATGTATTCTTCTGCCAAACATAACGAGGTTAAACACGCAAGAGAAAGTAAAATGATGAGCAAGGCTGAGCTCGCCCGAAAAGCAGGTGTGACGGTTCAAACCATTGACCGGATTGAAAGAGGGTACGAATGTCGCCTTGCCACCAAACGGAAAATCATATTGGCTTTGGGGTATCAATTGGCGGAACGCACCAAAGTTTTTAAAGATGACGAGGAATCTCAAAATGAAAATCAAGCAACGGAGAGTCTCGGGGGAAATACACCGGCGGGGAGCGATCCCGAATTCCTCAAGCAGGAAGACCGTATGCGGGTTCTGCGCAAAAAAGAACCTTTTACACCATGAGTGGATTTTTTATATCCACTATTCTGAAGGTGTGAGCCGAATATAAATCGGGTTGAATCCAGCGAACAAGGAAAGGAAAAGGTTAGTTAGCGAACTCAAAATATTTATACTTTTCCTGACCTTGGTTTCGTTTGGATTCCTCTTCACATCCAAGCCTCATGGTGTGACGGTCTATGAGTCAGAATGCGCATCCAGTTGCTCGTTTCCGTTTCCATTGCTGAATTTATAATTGTAGTAGTTGGCGAAATCTTTAATGGAAAGGATTCCCACTAATTTTTTATTTTCAGAAATAACAAGGTGGCGGATGTTATTTAGCCGCATGGTTTTAAAGGCATCCAGCATCGATTTTTCGCAATCCAGAGTGATCAAAGGATGACTCATGACATCCGCAACAAGAGTTGTTTTGGGATCCAGGTCCTTTGCGATCACTTTATAAGAAAAATCCAAATCGGTCACAATTCCCAGGTATTTCTCTTTATCACTCACCAATAAAGCCCCCACACGCTTTTCAGCCATACGCTTTGCCGCCTCGGTCACTGTAGCACCGGGATTGACTTTTAAAATCGATTCTTCCATGTAAAACTTGATTTGATCCATAGCGCATTTCCCTTCTATCTTTTAATAAATTGGTTTCAATTTTCAACCCGGGTGTTTATGTAACTCATTGAAAAATTTATAGTAATATCTAGCATCTATGGTAACCTATTAGGGTGGTTTTAGCAACTTTGGGCTAGAAATTATTGAGAGTCAGGGTTGTTTGGGCGACCCCCGCTTTACCTGGTTACAAGGGATGCCTTAAATCGAGGAGGGGAAATGGAGCCATCAGGTATCATCATTTTTGGAGTTTTTTTATTCGCAACAGCGGCCCTCATTGGGTATTTTTTTATCATTTATAACGGTTTGATATCGCTGAAAGAAAATATTCAAAAGTCGTGGGCGAACATCGACGTCATTTTAAAGCAAAGATACGACGAATTACCCAAGTTGATCTCGGTTTGCGAAAGTTCCGCTGAGTTTGAAAAAGGAATCCTCGACCGTCTGCTGCGGCGGGGAAGGGTGGAAGAGTTTCAAACTCGATCCGACACTTTTTTATCCCTGCCGGAGCGGCTGATTTCGGTGTTGCAGCAGAACGAAGAAAAATTGAAGGTATTTAAATTGAAAAATTCTTCCGGGTTATTTTCTCAAAAATATCGGTTTGTAGAATGGTGCTTTCAACCGGGGGAATCGGTTTATATTCTCGGGTACGCTGAATCGGGCATCAAGCCTGTGTAGAGAAATAAATTAAAATTTGCACAATTTTTGCGAGCCAAAAAAAGTATAGAGAAAGATCTACAGCTACAAACCCGTTTCGACCGAAATCAAGATGGGTTTTTGGATGCCGGAGAGTTGGAAAGGGGAGCCCAAATTGTTGGCATCGGACTGCAAGCTGAGCCGGTTCGAATTCAAGAAAAAGAGCATGCGCAACCCGTTAAAATGATTTTTAAGAAACGCAAAGGTTTTACATTTTTAATCAGTAATATAAAGGAAAAAGACCTGGTAAAAAAGCTCTCCATGAATGCCATGCTTAAGGTTTTTGGAGGACCTGCGGTGGCAATAGGAAGTTCTGCCTACCTCATTTATATACTCAGTATAAAGATTTAACCACCTCGCAACTCTGCATCAAACCGCTCCCCTTTTTTTTAACTTTCAAGCATTCTATTGCTGTCATTTTCGTATCGAGAGAACTTTGTTTGGAGATGGCATTAGATTGTTTAAACAAGTCAATATAGGCTATCTTCTGTTCATTTTTAAAATCGAGTATCCTCAAAAGGAACTATCCCTTGTCAGAAAGAATTTATGGCTGTATGGGATAACTTTATAACGCCTTCTTGCAACGATAAAACTTGACTCTGGTTTGATCTGGCTTTATCTTTTAGGGGCTTTTTAAGCTCCGGTTTTATAAAAGATTTCAAAGTGGCTCCAATCTGTTTCCTGTTTTAAAAAGGCGAAAGGGTTTTGGGAAAATTCAGGTCGATATTTTACTAATAAAGTTATATTGCTGATTTAAAGAAAGAATGGAATGAATATTTCCGAACTGATTCAAGGGGATGATCAGCTCGCAACGATGCCGTATATTTTTTATAAGTTGAACGCCGCAATAGAAGATCCTGACTGTACCTTCGATGACATCGGTGAAATCATCAGTATTGACCCGGGGTTGACCACAAGGCTCCTCAGAATTGTTAACAGCGCGTTTTACGGCTTTTCCACTGAGGTGGAAACAGTTACCCATGCTTTGACCATCATCGGGACGGATCAATTGGCACAATTGGTTCTTGCGACATCCGTGATGGGCCAGTTCAAGGGAATTCCCAGCGGTCTGATCAATATGGAATCCTTTTGGCGTCACAGCATTGCCACCGGGCTTGCGGCTAGATCCATTGCGGCTTTGAGCGGCGAGTATAATGTTGAAAGGTTTTTTGTGGCCGGTCTGTTGCATGATATTGGCCGGCTGGTTTTTTGCACCAAAGTCCCAGATGAAACTGCGGAAACTTTTAAGCAGGCGGGAGCATCTGGCGAGCTTCTATGCAGTGAAGAACAAAAAACTTTTGGATTTGATCATGCGGAGCTTGGAGGCGAGTTGTTAAAGGCATGGAACCTTCCCAACAGGCTGGTTGAATCCGTCACCTTCCACCATTCTCCAGAAAAAAGTAAAAATTACGCTCAGGAAACAGCGGTGGTCAATCTGGCAGATGCCATTGCTTATTCCATGAAGTTTGGAAGTAGCGGAGAAGCCGTAATTCCTCCTTTAGACCCCAAATCGTGGAAAATTATAGGTCTTCCAGAGAGCTTGTATTTGCCGATGATTAAGGACAAGATAGAACTTCAATATGAAGATGTGGTCGGCGTTTTTCTCCAAAACGCTTGACCTTTTCAGGGTAGAAATTCCTCCACATCCTCCTTTTCGATGATAGAACCCTGGATACCCTTCTCAATGATCGCATCCGCCAGATCCCCGTACCCGCCGGCTTCATAATCATCGACGTTTTGTTCGTCAAAATCATCGAAATAAACAGAATATTCGCGAGTCATCCATTCCCGGGTGGTTTCACAAAACCGCAAAACCTTTTGGACTGCTTCCAGTTTTTCCATTGCCGTTTTTCGTTGGGTGAATTCAAAAAAGAAACATCAATTCGTACATAAAATCGTTGATCCCTTGCGGTTGAAATTGGGTAGAACAATTTGTACTGGATATCCAGGGATATTCCCCCTGGGACTCTCCAGACCATCCCTAAGGCGCAGAACTTCCTTGAGGGTCAGGGGCCGTGCCTTGTCCCTGGATAAAAAAGCAACTGTGGCGGTATCGTTTTTATGCATATTTTTCAACGTCCATGCAGGAAGAAAATGTCCGGTCGGTATTTAGATACAAAAAACCACGAAAAAGCTTTAAAAAATTTTATTCAGAGGGAACTGTTGCGTGATTCATAACCCCTTGAGGGAGGGGGCGGGATGAATTCAAGGAAGAGGTTTTTTCATATTATTCCAACCGGAGGAGTCCTTTGAAGAACTATTTATCAACCTTAAAAGTTGCAGGAAGTTTCCTGGACCATGCCTCTGCTGGCGGTGGTTTTGCAAAGGTAAGGGCGAGTTCCTATGATCCATTTCTTCTGGGTGTGTCGGACCGCCCAGATATCAACGGTTCTACCTGTGGCTTGGGTGGCCTTGAGGGCGGCTTCTGTATTGATCAGGTTGAATTGGGAAGGCAGGCCTTTCCATCCAACAATGACACTGTTTTTATTTACTTTAACCCACTTTACTTCAGGTATTTCTTCCAGGTATTTAATACTTTCCTTTAATTCCTTCTCCAATGCTCCGGCATGGGATTGGGAGGTCCAAAAAAGGGGGAGAACCAGTAACATGCAAACCAGAAGAACCCGGATCATGAATTTTGCCTTTCGAGTAGCGGTAAAAATAGCTTCAACTGTGAAAAACTCACATTCTTGAAATAAAGGGTATATATATTATTTTCAACTAGTTTGAGAAATTTTCAATGATTATTTTTCGGAATGCGGAATTCTTTTTAGTTGCGGAAAGCGAGGAGTTGAAAAACCGGGATTTAGGTTTTGGGCTGGTATCCCGTCGCGTCGGAGAAATCTGTATCCGTCACATCGGCATGGGTTAAATCGGCTTGGGTCAGATTGGCCGCAGTGAAATTTGCGTCTGCAAGTTTGCTTCCGGTCAGTTTGGCATGACTGAAATCAGCATGGGACAGATTGGCATGTTCCAGATCAGCCCTGCGGAGGTCCGCACCCTTTAGATTGGCCCTGGTGAGGTCTGATTTTAACAGTTTCGTTCCCGCCATATCGGCTCCTTCCAGATTGGCTCCGGTAAGGTTGGCATTTTGAATGACGGCTCCGGTGAGGAAGGCGTTCTTCAAGTCGGCTCCCTCCATAATGGCCTCGGTGAGATCCGCCCGGCTCAAGTCGGCCCCCTCCAGTTTTGCGTTGGTTAAATCCACGCCTACAAGGTGGGCTCCGCTCAAGTCTGCCTGCACGAGTTCCACATCGTTCAGTTTGGCCTTTTTCAGGTTGGCTTTACTGAGGCTTGCGCCATTGAGTTTGGCTCCTTTGAGTTTGATACGGCCCAGGTCCGCGCCGCTCAAATTGACGTTTACCAGGTTTGCCCCGGTGAGATCGGCAATATTGAGGTTCGCCTCCATGAGGTTGGAGTTTTCAAGGTGCGTTCTTCTTAGAATGCAGCCATTGAGATTGGCGCGGGTTAGATCCGCATTGTGTATTTTCGCCTCTGTCAGGTCCGCATTGGTGAAATCTGCCCTGGGCATGGATGCTTCGGTGAAATCGACTCCGACCAGCTTAGCGCCTTTGATCTTTGCCCGGTTCAAAATGGCCTTCGTAAAATTGGCCTCAAAAAACACCCCCATACTGAGGCGGGAATCTGTGAAATCCACCTCCTGCAAGTTGGCACCGTTAAATTTTGCCCGGCTGAGGTCGGATTCTACGATTTTTGCTCCCCTAAGAGTGGCTCTGGAGAATTCGGCGTATTCAAAAGAGGCTTCGTTTAATTGACTGCCGGTCAGGTTGGCTTCGATGAACTTGGATCTACGCAAGTTGGCTCGATCCAGGGTGGCTTCACTCAAATCGGCATAGGAAAGCACCGCTCTCTCAAGATTGGCGTCCTCAAGTCGCGCCTGAACCAGATCCGCATAGGGCATTATGGCGTCTGTCAGATTAGCGTCTGTCAGGTCAGCACCTTTCAAGATGGCTCTTTCCATCGTAACTCCTGAAAGGTCGGTTCCTGAGAGATTGGCTCCGGTGAGGTTGGTTTCACTCATATTTGTCCGGTAAAAATTGAGGTCCGACAAATCCAGTCCAGACAGATCACATCCCTTCAAAGGGAAATTCTCTGGCTCCTCCTCAATTTCTTCTTCTTCAGCCGTCACCACTTCTTCCGACGACCCTTCAGTATCCG contains the following coding sequences:
- a CDS encoding CBS domain-containing protein, with the translated sequence MDQIKFYMEESILKVNPGATVTEAAKRMAEKRVGALLVSDKEKYLGIVTDLDFSYKVIAKDLDPKTTLVADVMSHPLITLDCEKSMLDAFKTMRLNNIRHLVISENKKLVGILSIKDFANYYNYKFSNGNGNEQLDAHSDS
- a CDS encoding LemA family protein; the protein is MEPSGIIIFGVFLFATAALIGYFFIIYNGLISLKENIQKSWANIDVILKQRYDELPKLISVCESSAEFEKGILDRLLRRGRVEEFQTRSDTFLSLPERLISVLQQNEEKLKVFKLKNSSGLFSQKYRFVEWCFQPGESVYILGYAESGIKPV
- a CDS encoding HDOD domain-containing protein; the encoded protein is MNISELIQGDDQLATMPYIFYKLNAAIEDPDCTFDDIGEIISIDPGLTTRLLRIVNSAFYGFSTEVETVTHALTIIGTDQLAQLVLATSVMGQFKGIPSGLINMESFWRHSIATGLAARSIAALSGEYNVERFFVAGLLHDIGRLVFCTKVPDETAETFKQAGASGELLCSEEQKTFGFDHAELGGELLKAWNLPNRLVESVTFHHSPEKSKNYAQETAVVNLADAIAYSMKFGSSGEAVIPPLDPKSWKIIGLPESLYLPMIKDKIELQYEDVVGVFLQNA
- a CDS encoding pentapeptide repeat-containing protein, whose amino-acid sequence is MADFTREEVEIKLAEIAAALEAEEAEEEFVEEIEVIEEVEETDAEDGEEPPTDTDTEGSSEEVVTAEEEEIEEEPENFPLKGCDLSGLDLSDLNFYRTNMSETNLTGANLSGTDLSGVTMERAILKGADLTDANLTDAIMPYADLVQARLEDANLERAVLSYADLSEATLDRANLRRSKFIEANLTGSQLNEASFEYAEFSRATLRGAKIVESDLSRAKFNGANLQEVDFTDSRLSMGVFFEANFTKAILNRAKIKGAKLVGVDFTEASMPRADFTNADLTEAKIHNADLTRANLNGCILRRTHLENSNLMEANLNIADLTGANLVNVNLSGADLGRIKLKGAKLNGASLSKANLKKAKLNDVELVQADLSGAHLVGVDLTNAKLEGADLSRADLTEAIMEGADLKNAFLTGAVIQNANLTGANLEGADMAGTKLLKSDLTRANLKGADLRRADLEHANLSHADFSHAKLTGSKLADANFTAANLTQADLTHADVTDTDFSDATGYQPKT